A window from Drosophila willistoni isolate 14030-0811.24 chromosome XR unlocalized genomic scaffold, UCI_dwil_1.1 Seg143, whole genome shotgun sequence encodes these proteins:
- the LOC6645400 gene encoding probable 28S ribosomal protein S6, mitochondrial: MPTYELALVFRQLPRTELISVIKRTAEAILDKGGIIRKLENLGTRALPHKLSEHGVVHRTGTHFTIAFDSAPTQISDLKEEFGRDIDIVRRYVFKVEEPLDHKCTLHEELLPPAYRKDVQELIDIAKRKQKPKYNYNSGLDYYPFQK, encoded by the exons ATGCCTACTTATGAATTAGCCCTGGTATTCCGCCAGCTACCCCGG ACGGAATTGATATCGGTCATCAAACGGACAGCTGAGGCAATACTTGACAAGGGGGGCATTATACGGAAATTAGAAAATCTCGGCACCCGTGCCCTGCCCCACAAACTCAGCGAACATGGAGTTGTGCACCGCACCGGAACACATTTTACCATCGCCTTTGATTCGGCGCCCACTCAAATATCCGATCTGAAGGAAGAATTCGGACGTGACATTGATATTGTGCGCAGATATGTCTTTAAAGTGGAGGAACCTCTGGATCACAAATGCACACTGCATGAGGAATTGTTACCGCCAGCCTATCGTAAGGATGTTCAGGAGCTAATTGACATAGCCAAACGGAAACAGAAGCCCAAATACAATTATAATTCAGGGCTGGACTACTATCCGTTCCAGAAATAA